In Euphorbia lathyris chromosome 9, ddEupLath1.1, whole genome shotgun sequence, the following are encoded in one genomic region:
- the LOC136205898 gene encoding uncharacterized protein has product MGKGGKVNCRINVKRSVRDRDIGSDDSDEDYVVEFEENGSADDSEDLGNSVDEYASEESFRSFIEEDEEEEGCRKVLRSKNRKGSRANRKIRGKISRKRKRVSYEEEEEVEEEEEEQEEQEEEDEDFVNDDEDDEEFSPDDDGDFVDEEDEELTVRKRSNDVKVAKKTTKKRGRRGRQTKTAKKARVSKKPLEKRTRNKRRLKKKVRLERDDDDDDDEYEGDFIDDTVDSREKSRKNLRRRNYAVSSGSEFVLSGASDCDYTISEEEREQVREASKLFGEVKPNLRNSSSVKKLQEDVDVCQQRKSPVRKGKEKLKEVKSEMGKQVCGICLSEEDKRRFRGTLDCCSHYFCFTCIMEWSKVESRCPLCKQRFKSITKSGRAAAAVGVDMRNAVIEVPKRDQVYQPSEEEIRSFIDPYENVICTECHEGGEDGLMLLCDLCDSPAHTFCVGLGRQVPEGNWYCDGCRPVALGSSSSQPQDPLPDQRTTSNTFNRPSPVRNSGEGFGFDPVVESSPRLAFLQGFGNLPSPRFPTGNNIQVSGTGAPTVSLRRQIHRRIHNLLSISRIHNMTSRIDSIPPSNLHGDLLNPQIDRCRETETIAQNSTMPERPSRNIFLDERLQTNDHPSSSLQNDDPFSLRTGQSRVQGVHDRASTATERSVNLTLWPELSGMNSISSHQQFHQYSRPDRPDIASEVNLSPHRAGEESQFYVVKEQVQSMVKSHLKSLSQDIELGHDTFKEIARSSTHTILAACGLEHKRSEVQLVPAPSICVHGDRVIAGETSIMKGFCSSCFDCFARDVVKRIMDTRLPRWLSLGL; this is encoded by the exons ATGGGAAAGGGGGGGAAGGTTAATTGTAGGATAAATGTTAAGAGGAGTGTTAGGGATAGGGATATTGGTTCGGATGATTCGGATGAGGATTATGTGGTTGAATTTGAGGAAAATGGATCTGCTGATGATTCAGAGGATTTGGGGAATTCTGTAGATGAGTATGCATCAGAGGAGAGTTTTAGAagttttattgaagaggatgaagaggaagagGGGTGTAGGAAGGTGCTTAGATCGAAAAATAGAAAGGGTTCTCGAGCAAACAGAAAGATTAGGGGGAAAATTTCGCGGAAGAGAAAAAGGGTATCTtatgaggaggaggaggaggtggaggaggaggaggaagagcaGGAGGAGCAGGAGGAGGAAGATGAGGACTTTGTTAatgatgatgaggatgatgagGAATTCTCTCCGGATGACGATGGTGATTTTGTAGACGAGGAGGATGAAGAATTGACAGTGAGAAAGAGAAGTAATGATGTGAAAGTAGccaaaaagactacaaagaaaAGGGGCCGTAGAGGGCGTCAAACAAAGACAGCGAAGAAGGCTAGGGTTTCGAAGAAGCCTTTAGAGAAGAGAACGAGAAACAAaaggaggttgaagaagaaagtgaggcTTGAacgtgatgatgatgatgatgatgatgaatatGAAGGTGATTTTATAGATGACACAGTAGATTCAAGAGAAAAGAGCAGGAAAAATCTGAGGAGGAGGAATTATGCTGTCTCATCGGGTTCAGAATTCGTATTATCTGGAGCATCGGATTGTGATTATACCATCTCAGAGGAAGAGAGAGAGCAGGTGAGGGAAGCTAGCAAGTTGTTCGGAGAGGTAAAGCCGAATTTGAGGAATTCATCTTCTGTGAAGAAACTTCAGGAGGATGTGGATGTATGCCAACAACGAAAATCCCCGGTAAGAAAAGGCAAGGAGAAGTTGAAGGAAGTAAAATCAGAGATGGGAAAACAGGTCTGCGGAATTTGCCTCTCGGAAGAGGATAAAAGAAGATTCAGAGGAACACTGGACTGCTGCAGTCACTATTTCTGCTTCACTTGCATCATGGAGTGGTCGAAAGTCGAGTCTCGTTGTCCATTGTGCAAGCAGAGGTTTAAGTCAATAACCAAGAGTGGAAGAGCAGCTGCAGCTGTAGGTGTTGATATGAGAAATGCGGTGATAGAAGTCCCCAAGCGTGATCAG GTTTATCAGCCATCTGAAGAAGAAATCAGGAGCTTTATTGATCCGTATGAGAACGTAATTTGTACAGAATGTCATGAAGGCGGGGAAGACGGCCTCATGTTACTTTGTGATCTCTGTGATTCACCTGCACATACCTTTTGTGTCGGTCTCGGGCGCCAAGTGCCGGAAGGCAATTGGTATTGTGATGGCTGTAGACCTGTTGCTCTTGGATCCTCAAGCTCCCAACCTCAGGATCCTTTACCCGATCAAAGGACAACAAGCAACACGTTCAATAGACCTTCACCGGTCCGTAACAGCGGAGAAGGATTCGGTTTTGATCCTGTTGTAGAATCTTCGCCTCGTCTAGCATTTTTGCAAGGATTCGGGAATCTGCCTTCCCCTAGATTTCCAACCGGGAATAATATTCAGGTATCTGGAACCGGGGCACCAACAGTGTCACTGAGACGACAGATACACCGTCGTATACACAATCTCCTGTCGATTAGCAGAATTCATAATATGACCAGTAGAATAGATAGCATTCCACCTTCCAACTTGCACGGTGATCTTTTAAACCCTCAAATTGATCGGTGTAGGGAAACGGAAACGATTGCTCAAAATTCGACAATGCCAGAAAGGCCATCACGAAACATATTCCTTGATGAGAGATTACAAACTAATGATCATCCATCTTCCTCGCTGCAAAACGATGAtcctttctctttgagaacAGGCCAATCGAGGGTGCAAGGAGTTCATGATCGAGCTAGTACAGCTACCGAAAGGTCAGTCAATCTGACATTATGGCCTGAACTCTCGGGGATGAACTCGATATCCAGCCACCAGCAGTTCCATCAATACAGCAGACCTGACAGACCCGACATTGCATCTGAAGTTAACTTATCTCCTCATAGAGCTGGAGAAGAGAGCCAATTCTATGTGGTAAAAGAACAAGTGCAATCAATGGTTAAAAGCCACTTGAAAAGCTTGTCTCAAGATATCGAATTAG GGCACGATACATTCAAGGAAATTGCGAGGAGTTCTACGCATACAATCTTAGCAGCGTGCGGTTTAGAGCATAAGAGGAGTGAAGTTCAGCTTGTTCCCGCACCGTCTATTTGCGTCCACGGAGATAGAGTGATTGCTGGAGAAACAAGTATAATGAAAGGTTTTTGCTCATCTTGCTTTGATTGTTTTGCAAGAGATGTAGTGAAGAGGATCATGGATACAAGATTACCAAGGTGGTTAAGTTTAGGACTTTGA
- the LOC136206014 gene encoding protein DEHYDRATION-INDUCED 19 homolog 3-like — MDADSWSARLSSASRRYQSVLQSRSDMFMGFEEIDGDDDIREEFPCPFCSEYFDIVGLCCHIDDEHPTEAKNGVCPVCAMRVGVDMVAHITLQHGNIFKMQRKRKSRKGGHHSTLTLLRKELREGNLQSLFGGSSCIISSSNAAPDPLLSSFILPMSDDITSTQPSFSYETTSSKKCSDEKVSERNTKSSPLSYKDQEEKAKRSEFVQGLLLSAIADDFS; from the exons atgGATGCTGATTCATGGAGCGCTCGTCTCTCTTCAGCCTCAAGGAGATACCAATCAGTTCTTCAATCGCGATCTG ATATGTTTATGGGTTTTGAAGAAATTGATGGAGATGATGATATAAGGGAGGAGTTTCCCTGCCCATTCTGTTCAGAATATTTTGATATTGTGGGGTTATGTTGCCATATTGATGATGAACATCCTACAGAGGCAAAGAATGGG GTTTGTCCAGTTTGCGCAATGAGGGTGGGGGTGGACATGGTTGCACATATAACCTTACAACATGGAAATATATTCAAGAT GCAGCGCAAGAGGAAATCACGTAAAGGTGGACATCATTCAACACTTACTTTATTGAGGAAAGAACTGCGAGAAGGGAATTTACAATCTCTTTTTGGGGGTTCTTCCTGTATAATTTCCTCATCCAATGCAGCACctgatcctttgttgtcttcaTTCATTTTGCCTATGTCTGATGATATTACAAGCACACAACCTTCTTTTTCATATGAAACAACTTCATCCAAGAAATGCTCAGATGAGAAGGTTTCAGAGCG AAATACAAAATCATCGCCTCTGTCGTATAAGGATCAGGAAGAGAAGGCGAAGAGGAGCGAGTTTGTTCAAGGGCTGTTATTATCAGCCATTGCTGATGACTTCTCATGA